In one window of Dermochelys coriacea isolate rDerCor1 chromosome 3, rDerCor1.pri.v4, whole genome shotgun sequence DNA:
- the FAM205A gene encoding protein FAM205A, whose protein sequence is MTFAMSQFSYSSMDSITSFPWNPSSFSLREASVARSEPLYHSREIMAVTGWEGSTHPIQDQPLPWPAVHSRRDRREQTTSLNQTSAHGLDFNIPQNHLQSQLGAPTPCTEWLARMIPNATALRPPDRDPRVKFNMSRVPFLSHEIRGELDCHLHTKRLQHEQGLPLTPQKPHTALLPPTPQICIPGEPLLCEHETRQQWELSTDRPKCGFPAKVPKPLRSDASPQRAEEIQEPCVCPSGSLPQNAHRITESTDAILARLLPTAVVKLQDHVAQKCLEIQIKAFPKIMRESHRNAPLLRETAQPGPLCPPGEPGKHRNAAFPTLGQQPAHPIKLHLSPKHLVMQWGLLTLDPEPTAKLPYSVPARGAGVEFSEMQTDFLLDEVRENLGWHLQRKKLQQEWGFPDAVCQSLRAFLPPVPKLSSLKAKPQVQVVPILGELLFLERDVKKQLAFHTIKMQVQQRWGLPMRIQDSLRRFMSPFPEEGGRLSHPTCGAIVTPYLSPFQLRSKKAASIQLPLRAPSKRWLEDVHALPTDRRQQMARSYSWKHPGVVASKGKESPDHHSASQTGKQSTSSSCSTRPPTPVEDTTMETGRSDGAAGNQTNPDHFTLPAEVDLTTPPPGTVITEKMLAVALLIDRSELRKPLPSLSGTKGTEEKLELHMERKVISGEGSCLRPGAQALESRADLPRIQCHQVAPETPGSGQLPRSILDSLIAGQAAHDLQIKHLTEMLSSSRPLVGHVSVCQLCRKAHPGKRKGKKTQEETQVSAELHGLRDIPAPHGFNGTVNSELFRDQLPIRVCKKCRKVLQKRPAGSAGADLPRTSQRIPQRWTPGDSTASSKHNKMPVVWLLPADRSKTQDGMGKRAPTKQPKMVSIATSTTGLLQAGEKATGSPDGSPPKPPKASRARISSPSRNKVPVLKRILMCLKETFSKLQKKVKSQMSKDSHSRKPDPKFTKPPL, encoded by the coding sequence ATGACATTTGCCATGAGCCAGTTCTCCTATTCCTCCATGGACTCCATCACCTCTTTCCCCTGGAATCCCAGCTCATTTTCCCTGAGAGAAGCCTCCGTGGCTCGGTCTGAGCCCCTCTACCACTCAAGGGAGATCATGGCTGTCACAGGTTGGGAAGGATCCACTCATCCCATCCAAGaccagcctctcccctggcctGCTGTCCACAGCAGACGAGACCGGCGAGAGCAGACCACGAGTCTGAACCAGACATCAGCCCACGGTTTAGACTTCAACATTCCACAGAATCATCTGCAGAGCCAACTGGGGGCACCTACCCCATGCACAGAGTGGCTGGCCAGGATGATCCCTAATGCCACTGCTCTGCGCCCACCAGACAGAGACCCCAGGGTGAAATTCAACATGAGCAGGGTCCCTTTCCTAAGTCATGAAATCCGGGGGGAGCTGGACTGTCACTTACACACAAAGAGACTCCAGCATGAGCAGGGcttacccctcaccccccagaaaCCTCACACAGCTCTTCTGCCTCCAACTCCACAAATCTGCATCCCAGGGGAGCCATTGCTGTGTGAGCATGAGACCAGGCAGCAATGGGAATTAAGCACAGATCGTCCCAAATGTGGATTTCCAGCAAAGGTCCCAAAGCCCCTGAGATCTGATGCCAGCCCTCAGCGTGCAGAGGAGATCCAGGAGCCATGTGTGTGCCCTtcgggatccctgccccaaaatgcccacagaatcacagaatccaCTGATGCCATCCTGGCCAGGCTTTTGCCCACAGCGGTGGTCAAGCTGCAGGATCATGTGGCTCAGAAATGCTTGGAGATCCAAATAAAGGCATTTCCTAAGATCATGAGAGAGTCACACAGAAATGCTCCCCTCCTGAGAGAGACTGCCCAGCCTGGGCCACTCTGCCCCCCTGGGGAGCCAGGGAAGCACAGGAATGCAGCATTCCCAACACTGGGACAACAGCCTGCCCACCCCATCAAACTCCACCTGAGCCCTAAGCATCTCGTCATGCAGTGGGGGCTGCTCACCCTGGACCCAGAGCCCACGGCAAAGCTGCCTTATTCCGTCCCAGCCAGGGGAGCTGGTGTGGAGTTCAGTGAGATGCAGACTGATTTCCTGCTTGATGAAGTCAGGGAGAACTTGGGCTGGCATTTGCAGCGGAAGAAGCTGCAGCAGGAGTGGGGTTTCCCGGATGCCGTGTGTCAATCCCTGCGGGCTTTCCTACCCCCGGTTCCCAAGCTGTCTTCCCTGAAGGCAAAGCCCCAGGTCCAGGTGGTTCCCATCCTTGGGGAGCTGCTCTTCCTTGAAAGGGACGTTAAGAAGCAGCTGGCATTCCACACTATAAAGATGCAAGTGCAGCAGAGATGGGGACTGCCCATGAGGATCCAGGATTCCCTGAGGAGGTTCATGTCTCCTTTCCCAGAGGAAGGAGGCCGGCTCTCTCACCCTACGTGTGGGGCCATAGTGACTCCCTACCTGTCACCATTTCAGCTACGTTCCAAGAAGGCTGCGTCTATTCAGCTGCCTCTAAGGGCCCCCAGTAAGAGGTGGCTGGAGGATGTACATGCCCTACCCACAGACAGAAGGCAGCAAATGGCCAGGTCTTACTCCTGGAAGCATCCTGGGGTAGTAGCATCGAAAGGGAAAGAAAGCCCAGACCACCACAGCGCATCGCAGACAGGGAAGCAAAGCACAAGCTCCTCTTGTTCCACACGTCCTCCAACGCCAGTGGAAGATACCACCATGGAGACGGGCAGGAGTGATGGCGCAGCAGGAAACCAGACTAACCCAGATCACTTCACTCTACCAGCAGAGGTGGATCTGACAACGCCACCTCCAGGAACCGTAATAACAGAGAAGATGCTCGCTGTGGCACTCCTCATTGATAGGAGTGAGTTGAGAAAGCCCCTTCCCAGTTTGAGTGGCACCAAAGGGACTGAAGAGAAGCTGGAGCTGCACATGGAGAGGAAGGTTATCTCCGGAGAAGGCTCCTGCCTGAGGCCAGGGGCACAGGCTCTTGAGAGCAGGGCAGATCTTCCCAGGATCCAATGCCACCAGGTTGCCCCAGAGACACCAGGCTCTGGGCAGCTACCAAGATCCATTCTTGACTCTCTCATTGCTGGGCAGGCTGCACATGACCTGCAGATCAAGCACCTGACGGAAATGTTGAGCAGCTCCCGCCCCTTGGTAGGCCATGTCTCAGTCTGCCAACTGTGCCGCAAGGCACATCCAGGAAAGAGGAAAGGTAAGAAAACTCAGGAGGAGACACAAGTATCTGCTGAGCTGCATGGTCTTCGAGACATCCCAGCTCCACATGGGTTCAATGGAACTGTGAATTCTGAGCTCTTCAGGGACCAGCTGCCTATAAGAGTCTGCAAGAAGTGCCGTAAGGTTCTACAGAAGAGACCAGCTGGCTCTGCAGGTGCTGACTTGCCCAGAACGTCCCAGAGAATTCCACAGCGATGGACTCCAGGAGACTCTACAGCATCATCCAAACACAACAAGATGCCAGTGGTGTGGCTCCTGCCAGCAGACAGGAGCAAGACGCAGGATGGAATGGGGAAAAGGGCTCCCACCAAGCAACCGAAGATGGTGTCCATTGCTACAAGTACAACAGGGCTTTTGCAAGCAGGGGAGAAAGCAACTGGGAGTCCTGACGGTTCTCCTCCAAAGCCACCAAAGGCCTCCAGAGCTAGGATATCATCCCCGTCAAGGAACAAAGTTCCAGTTCTCAAACGGATCTTAATGTGCCTGAAGGAAACTTTCTCCAAGCTTCAAAAGAAAGTGAAATCCCAAATGTCCAAGGACTCTCATTCAAGAAAACCTGATCCTAAATTTACAAAGCCACCCCTTTGA